A genomic region of Streptomyces sp. R33 contains the following coding sequences:
- a CDS encoding TetR family transcriptional regulator: MTGRGPRGERGEQADKIVAAARRSFATRGYAATSLRSVAREAGVDPGLVTYYFRTKTGLLEEVMQPPEAFGATVAAAAEQPLERRGHALVQAALNLWEDPASAEILRSIILTAAQEPAALHRLRQLFSERVLAVVSHSLPDTERNLRASLISTQIVGMVMNRYIWQIGTVATLPAPPSPTSSPPPSSTTSRIPCPRASATTAGARADTRVPRRGQFPPPWTPASRTPGPLTGTAGGGVRS; the protein is encoded by the coding sequence GTGACCGGCCGAGGCCCTCGGGGTGAACGCGGAGAGCAGGCGGACAAGATCGTCGCCGCCGCCCGCAGGTCCTTCGCCACGCGCGGCTACGCCGCGACCTCACTCCGGTCGGTCGCCCGGGAGGCCGGTGTCGACCCCGGCCTCGTGACCTACTACTTCCGCACCAAGACCGGGCTGTTGGAAGAGGTGATGCAACCCCCCGAGGCGTTCGGTGCAACCGTGGCCGCCGCCGCCGAGCAGCCCCTGGAACGCCGGGGGCACGCCCTCGTGCAGGCCGCCCTGAACCTGTGGGAGGACCCCGCCTCTGCCGAGATCCTGCGCTCCATCATCCTCACCGCCGCCCAGGAACCCGCCGCCCTGCATCGCCTGCGGCAGCTGTTCTCCGAACGTGTACTGGCCGTCGTCTCCCACAGCCTGCCCGACACCGAACGCAACCTGCGGGCCAGCCTCATCTCCACCCAGATCGTCGGCATGGTCATGAACCGCTACATCTGGCAGATCGGCACCGTCGCCACCCTCCCCGCCCCGCCGTCACCGACCTCATCGCCCCCACCATCCAGCACTACCTCACGGATCCCCTGCCCCCGAGCCTCAGCGACGACAGCCGGAGCCCGGGCTGATACGAGAGTCCCCCGCCGCGGCCAGTTTCCCCCGCCGTGGACGCCGGCCTCCCGAACACCTGGCCCACTCACAGGCACCGCCGGGGGAGGTGTTCGGAGCTGA
- a CDS encoding IS256 family transposase codes for MADKEEAAASVAGDEMVDEVVERLLDKADASGAALLGEGGLLTEITRAVLERALEAEMSEHLGYERGDPAGHGSGNSRNGTSPKTVLTDAGAVTLAVPRDRNGDFEPRLVPKNARRLAGFNDRILSLYARGMSVRDIRSHLAQIYGVEVSPGLISKVTDAVIDELVSWQNRPLDAVWPIIYIDALWVKIRSGSVVSKPVYLAVGVDMDGRKDVLGLWVGAEGEGATTWMAVLSELRNRGIQDVCIVACDGLKGLPDSVTATWPKATVQTCVIHLTRASLRLSSVRDHPKLVPALKAIYTAPTEQAAEQALDEFEASDLGRRYPAVVRTWRSAWPEFTPYLAFPPAIRTVVYSTNMVESINSRLRKATRNRGHFPSEQAALKVLYLAVREQINPKARDANHVAAHWKEALNQFSLFFEDRLSIQ; via the coding sequence ATGGCAGACAAAGAAGAAGCGGCCGCGTCCGTGGCCGGCGACGAGATGGTCGACGAGGTCGTCGAGCGGCTGCTCGACAAGGCTGACGCCTCAGGGGCGGCCCTGCTCGGCGAGGGCGGGCTGCTGACGGAGATCACCAGGGCCGTTCTGGAGCGGGCCCTTGAAGCCGAGATGAGCGAACACCTCGGCTACGAACGTGGAGATCCCGCTGGCCACGGATCGGGAAACTCCCGCAACGGGACCTCACCGAAGACGGTCCTCACAGACGCCGGCGCGGTCACGCTGGCGGTTCCCCGGGACCGCAACGGCGACTTCGAGCCGCGTCTGGTACCGAAGAACGCCCGTCGGCTCGCGGGGTTCAACGACCGGATCCTGTCCCTCTACGCCCGCGGGATGAGCGTGCGCGACATCCGCTCCCACCTTGCGCAGATCTACGGGGTCGAGGTCAGCCCCGGCCTGATCAGCAAGGTCACCGACGCGGTGATCGACGAGCTCGTGAGCTGGCAGAACAGGCCCCTGGACGCGGTTTGGCCAATCATCTACATCGACGCGTTGTGGGTGAAGATCCGGTCCGGGTCCGTGGTCTCCAAGCCGGTCTACCTGGCCGTCGGCGTTGACATGGACGGCCGCAAGGACGTTCTGGGCCTGTGGGTCGGAGCCGAGGGCGAGGGCGCCACCACCTGGATGGCGGTCCTGTCCGAGCTGCGTAATCGGGGCATCCAAGATGTCTGCATCGTCGCCTGCGACGGCCTGAAGGGCCTGCCCGACTCGGTCACCGCGACCTGGCCCAAAGCCACCGTCCAGACCTGCGTGATCCACCTGACCAGAGCCTCACTCAGGCTGTCGTCGGTGCGGGACCACCCCAAACTCGTGCCGGCCCTGAAAGCGATCTATACGGCCCCGACCGAACAAGCCGCCGAACAGGCACTTGACGAGTTCGAAGCCTCTGACCTGGGCCGACGCTACCCGGCCGTGGTCCGGACCTGGCGCTCGGCCTGGCCGGAATTCACGCCCTACTTGGCGTTCCCGCCGGCCATAAGGACGGTGGTCTACTCCACGAACATGGTCGAATCGATCAACTCGCGGCTCCGCAAGGCCACCCGCAACCGCGGCCATTTCCCCTCGGAACAGGCCGCATTGAAGGTGCTCTACCTCGCGGTCCGCGAGCAGATCAACCCCAAAGCGCGCGACGCGAACCACGTCGCCGCACACTGGAAAGAGGCGCTGAACCAGTTCTCACTGTTCTTCGAGGACCGGCTCAGCATCCAATGA
- a CDS encoding caspase domain-containing protein, with the protein MSGPSFPSFGSARAVLIGAASYTSRDLTPIPHSARNIRGLEAALTDGALGGFARDDVRLVDDPDKAQDIMEPVRTAAEEAEDVLLVYYSGHGLIAGATGDLHLSMTESEPGQDWTSLRFSYLAGVVKQSRAGVKIVILDSCFSGLAHSDLMGAESRLITDQLAAVRGVYSLTSAPGDRRSKAPAGARYSAFTGFLLGAMQEGVQGAGPLLGANDLYNEVLRRMRDTGLPLPEECGKTGAGDFPLVRNRAFPPPAPKPEPVPEPIPVPVPRERAVPAAGGVPVPRAITPAGGPAFATVQSAGYRIGDVNARLAKVIATVASPDQWSQAAPPYFRTESGRKYHGYDVAEVNAYIERHRHEPTTFADALRLVLMLQGFILERGTGRPGWMASVRRKRFGMADGEQLVGRATNSARRTIAFTDTHLCVSDPPDLLRIPYSRLEDLSLSVSWHQERVVTVTDQAGLCEDVLIVVTALRFGHHEVRISEGSNHPLLSALRRFLAAMADLRERHPEWFARP; encoded by the coding sequence CGGGCCCTCCTTCCCGTCCTTCGGGTCCGCCCGCGCGGTGCTGATCGGCGCCGCGTCCTACACCTCGCGGGACCTCACGCCGATCCCCCACTCCGCGCGCAACATCCGCGGCCTCGAAGCCGCCCTCACCGACGGAGCACTGGGCGGCTTCGCGAGGGACGATGTACGGCTCGTGGACGATCCGGACAAGGCCCAGGACATCATGGAGCCGGTCAGGACCGCCGCCGAGGAGGCGGAGGATGTCCTGCTCGTCTACTACAGCGGCCACGGCCTGATCGCCGGGGCCACCGGCGATCTCCACCTCAGCATGACCGAGAGCGAACCCGGTCAGGACTGGACCAGCCTGCGGTTCTCGTACCTGGCGGGCGTCGTCAAGCAGTCCCGCGCTGGCGTCAAGATCGTGATCCTGGACTCCTGCTTCAGCGGCCTGGCGCACTCCGACCTGATGGGCGCCGAGTCCCGGCTGATCACGGACCAGCTGGCCGCCGTCAGGGGTGTCTACTCCCTGACCTCAGCTCCGGGGGACAGGCGCTCCAAGGCGCCTGCGGGGGCCAGGTACAGCGCCTTCACCGGTTTCCTGCTGGGCGCCATGCAGGAAGGTGTCCAGGGCGCCGGCCCGCTGCTGGGGGCGAACGACCTCTACAACGAGGTGCTGCGGCGCATGCGGGACACGGGCCTCCCGCTCCCGGAGGAGTGCGGCAAGACGGGCGCGGGTGACTTCCCCCTCGTACGCAACCGGGCCTTCCCACCGCCGGCCCCGAAGCCGGAGCCAGTCCCAGAGCCGATTCCGGTACCGGTCCCCCGGGAGCGCGCCGTGCCGGCCGCCGGGGGCGTCCCGGTTCCCCGAGCCATCACTCCTGCCGGAGGGCCCGCCTTCGCCACCGTCCAGAGCGCCGGCTACCGCATCGGAGACGTCAACGCCCGCTTGGCGAAGGTCATCGCCACGGTGGCCAGCCCCGACCAGTGGTCGCAGGCCGCCCCTCCCTACTTCCGGACCGAGTCCGGCCGGAAGTACCACGGGTACGACGTCGCAGAGGTGAACGCCTACATCGAGCGGCACCGCCACGAACCCACCACGTTCGCGGACGCCCTGCGCCTGGTGCTGATGCTCCAGGGCTTCATCCTCGAACGGGGCACCGGACGTCCGGGCTGGATGGCGTCCGTGCGGAGGAAGCGCTTCGGCATGGCCGACGGGGAGCAGCTGGTCGGCCGTGCCACGAACAGCGCGAGGCGGACCATCGCGTTCACCGATACGCATCTGTGCGTATCGGATCCCCCGGACCTTCTGAGGATCCCTTACTCCCGCCTCGAAGACCTCTCCCTGTCCGTCTCATGGCATCAGGAGCGCGTGGTGACCGTCACGGATCAGGCGGGCCTCTGCGAGGACGTGCTCATCGTCGTCACGGCCCTCAGGTTCGGACACCACGAAGTGAGGATCAGCGAGGGATCGAACCACCCGCTCCTGTCGGCCCTGCGCAGGTTCCTCGCGGCCATGGCCGACCTCCGCGAGCGGCATCCCGAGTGGTTCGCCCGGCCCTGA